A genomic stretch from Setaria italica strain Yugu1 chromosome VII, Setaria_italica_v2.0, whole genome shotgun sequence includes:
- the LOC101785321 gene encoding protein FAF-like, chloroplastic: MFSRDKQSMAAPMAADGGLRRLFEKPLPENPTLLEALSACNRNVHPNKSIDPSSFTEIFGELHFQEKQQPERAVLMSQPPPRPPPRTASWVDIAAEAEMSNLSKDDSSLDGLLRPKPASTVKRSASFCMKKSSASLLLCTEGLGSESTVDADDMLKDGDAEAEASAAAALSGHSKNTDTDTDTERSSDVKDAGAGAVEHGKAEKQPPSFPPPIRSIGRGGGKSRVCFRSFREDGRFVLLEVVIPGKDLLQATREGGRLRLQFTKGAAAAMAGGVGVNEAVPGGDDDTKRPSKETLVM, from the coding sequence ATGTTCTCGAGAGATAAGCAGTCGATGGCTGCGCCcatggcggcggacggcgggctGAGGCGGCTGTTCGAGAAGCCGCTGCCGGAGAACCCGACGCTGCTGGAGGCGCTGTCGGCGTGCAACCGCAACGTCCACCCCAATAAGTCCATCGACCCCTCGTCCTTCACCGAGATCTTCGGCGAGCTCCACTTCCAAGAGAAGCAGCAGCCGGAGCGAGCCGTCCTCATGTCGCAGCCACCGCCTCGCCCTCCTCCGCGCACGGCGTCGTGGGTCGacatcgccgccgaggccgagatGAGCAACTTGAGCAAGGACGACTCGTCGCTGGACGGTCTCCTGAGGCCCAAGCCGGCGAGCACCGTGAAGAGGAGCGCGAGCTTCTGCATGAAGAAGAGCTCCGCGTCCCTGCTGCTGTGCACGGAGGGCCTCGGCTCCGAGAGCACCGTGGACGCCGACGACATGCTCAAGGACGgcgacgccgaggccgaggcctcagccgcggcggcgctcagCGGCCACAGCAAGAATACGGACACGGACACGGACACGGAGAGAAGCAGCGACGTGAAGGACGCTGGCGCCGGCGCAGTGGAACATGGAAAGGCGGAGAAGCAGCCGCCGTCGTTCCCGCCGCCGATACGGTCgatcgggcgcggcggcgggaaaTCGCGCGTGTGCTTCCGGTCGTTCCGGGAGGACGGGCGGTTTGTGCTGCTGGAGGTGGTGATCCCCGGGAAGGATCTCCTGCAGGCGACGCGCGAGGGCGGGCGGCTCAGGCTGCAGTTTACCAAGGGCGCCGCTGCAGCCATGGCTGGTGGTGTGGGCGTCAACGAGGCGGTGCCCGGAGGAGACGACGACACCAAGCGTCCAAGCAAAGAAACATTAGTCATGTGA
- the LOC101785720 gene encoding rho GTPase-activating protein 5 isoform X2 gives MTEVALLRGPTNLASPASRASASSSLRYLANADSDVLPGSGSPEHPAGSTGSRRLQERRGQEAAGGSEEEEEEERWSFLALLFELLRKSLLGCRTVGGGGEGERGGCGMEIGLPTDVQHVAHVTFDRFHGFLGLPVEFEPEVPRRAPSASASVFGVSTESMQCSYDSRGNSVPTILLMMQRRLYEQGGLRAEGIFRINAENSQEEFVRDQLNSGIVPDGIDVHCLAGLIKAWFREMPSGVLDSIPPEQVMQCQSEEDCARVAKCLPPAEAALLDWAVNLMADVVQEEQINKMNDRNIAMVFAPNMTQMADPLTALMYAVQVMNFLKMLVQKTLKDRGESNPEDVLLSQKDPSDENGHQKPSVTLDSLLEEGSRRPSFANEEPLLNSPAHSTGDKPNETNTTEGVTAAFSAQASEVIRSMEDSTSCSQPAIACPAADASSATATNSLQGKASRSPNRRRARKGKGQSGTRTTAAAEKSKGVSIVSRINSKVERIEAWR, from the exons ATGACGGAGGTGGCGCTCCTCCGGGGCCCGACCAACCTCGCTTCCCCCGCAagccgcgcctccgcctcctcctcgctgcGCTATTTAGCCAATGCCGACAGCGACGTGCTCCCAGGAAGCGGCAGCCCGGAGCACCCTGCGGGATCTACAGGGAGCCGACGACTCCAAGAACGGCGCGGGCAAGAGGCAGCAGGagggtcggaggaggaggaagaagaggagcggTGGTCGTTCTTGGCGCTGCTGTTTGAGCTGCTCCGGAAGTCGCTGCTCGGGTGCAGgacggtgggcggcggcggcgaaggcgaacGCGGCGGCTGTGGGATGGAGATTGGGTTGCCCACGGACGTGCAGCACGTGGCGCACGTCACGTTCGATAGGTTCCATGGATTCCTGGGGCTCCCCGTTGAGTTTGAACCCGAGGTGCCTCGCCGCGCTCCCAGCGCAAG TGCAAGTGTCTTCGGAGTTTCAACAGAATCCATGCAGTGTTCTTATGATTCTAGAGGAAACAGTGTCCCGACAATCCTCTTGATGATGCAGAGACGCCTTTATGAACAGGGTGGCCTTCGG GCAGAAGGTATCTTCCGTATAAATGCAGAGAATAGCCAGGAGGAGTTTGTGAGAGACCAGTTAAATAGTGGAATTGTTCCGGATGGCATTGATGTCCATTGTTTGGCTGGTCTAATCAAA GCCTGGTTTAGAGAGATGCCAAGTGGGGTGCTGGACTCTATCCCACCGGAACAGGTGATGCAATGCCAATCTGAAGAGGATTGTGCCCGGGTTGCGAAATGTCTTCCACCAGCTGAAGCAGCTTTGCTTGACTGGGCTGTTAATCTGATGGCTGATGTAGTCCAAGAAGAACAGATAAACAAGATGAATGATCGCAATATTGCTATGGTTTTTGCACCAAATATGACTCAG ATGGCAGATCCTTTGACTGCACTGATGTATGCAGTCCAAGTGATGAATTTTCTCAAGATGCTGGTACAAAAGACCCTCAAGGATAGAGGGGAGTCCAATCCAGAGGATGTTTTGCTGTCCCAGAAGGATCCATCTGATGAAAATGGGCATCAGAAACCCAGCGTGACACTGGATTCTCTCCTTGAGGAAGGATCCAGGCGCCCCTCTTTTGCCAACGAAGAGCCCCTTCTGAACAGTCCTGCACACAGCACTGGTGATAAGCCTAATGAAACTAATACCACTGAAGGAGTCACTGCTGCTTTCAGTGCCCAGGCAAGTGAAGTCATAAGGAGTATGGAGGACTCTACTAGCTGCTCGCAACCTGCAATTGCTTGTCCGGCTGCTGATGCTTCCAGTGCAACTGCTACAAATTCTCTTCAAGGCAAGGCAAGCCGAAGCCCGAATCGTAGGAGAGCTAGAAAGGGTAAGGGTCAGTCTGGTACACGTACCACAGCCGCAGCTGAGAAATCAAAAGGTGTAAGCATCGTGAGCCGAATAAACTCCAAGGTTGAACGGATTGAAGCATGGAGATGA
- the LOC101785720 gene encoding rho GTPase-activating protein 5 isoform X1, with product MTEVALLRGPTNLASPASRASASSSLRYLANADSDVLPGSGSPEHPAGSTGSRRLQERRGQEAAGGSEEEEEEERWSFLALLFELLRKSLLGCRTVGGGGEGERGGCGMEIGLPTDVQHVAHVTFDRFHGFLGLPVEFEPEVPRRAPSASASVFGVSTESMQCSYDSRGNSVPTILLMMQRRLYEQGGLRAEGIFRINAENSQEEFVRDQLNSGIVPDGIDVHCLAGLIKAWFREMPSGVLDSIPPEQVMQCQSEEDCARVAKCLPPAEAALLDWAVNLMADVVQEEQINKMNDRNIAMVFAPNMTQVMHCGNIIANEQYIPDGYSCYCSTFTMQMADPLTALMYAVQVMNFLKMLVQKTLKDRGESNPEDVLLSQKDPSDENGHQKPSVTLDSLLEEGSRRPSFANEEPLLNSPAHSTGDKPNETNTTEGVTAAFSAQASEVIRSMEDSTSCSQPAIACPAADASSATATNSLQGKASRSPNRRRARKGKGQSGTRTTAAAEKSKGVSIVSRINSKVERIEAWR from the exons ATGACGGAGGTGGCGCTCCTCCGGGGCCCGACCAACCTCGCTTCCCCCGCAagccgcgcctccgcctcctcctcgctgcGCTATTTAGCCAATGCCGACAGCGACGTGCTCCCAGGAAGCGGCAGCCCGGAGCACCCTGCGGGATCTACAGGGAGCCGACGACTCCAAGAACGGCGCGGGCAAGAGGCAGCAGGagggtcggaggaggaggaagaagaggagcggTGGTCGTTCTTGGCGCTGCTGTTTGAGCTGCTCCGGAAGTCGCTGCTCGGGTGCAGgacggtgggcggcggcggcgaaggcgaacGCGGCGGCTGTGGGATGGAGATTGGGTTGCCCACGGACGTGCAGCACGTGGCGCACGTCACGTTCGATAGGTTCCATGGATTCCTGGGGCTCCCCGTTGAGTTTGAACCCGAGGTGCCTCGCCGCGCTCCCAGCGCAAG TGCAAGTGTCTTCGGAGTTTCAACAGAATCCATGCAGTGTTCTTATGATTCTAGAGGAAACAGTGTCCCGACAATCCTCTTGATGATGCAGAGACGCCTTTATGAACAGGGTGGCCTTCGG GCAGAAGGTATCTTCCGTATAAATGCAGAGAATAGCCAGGAGGAGTTTGTGAGAGACCAGTTAAATAGTGGAATTGTTCCGGATGGCATTGATGTCCATTGTTTGGCTGGTCTAATCAAA GCCTGGTTTAGAGAGATGCCAAGTGGGGTGCTGGACTCTATCCCACCGGAACAGGTGATGCAATGCCAATCTGAAGAGGATTGTGCCCGGGTTGCGAAATGTCTTCCACCAGCTGAAGCAGCTTTGCTTGACTGGGCTGTTAATCTGATGGCTGATGTAGTCCAAGAAGAACAGATAAACAAGATGAATGATCGCAATATTGCTATGGTTTTTGCACCAAATATGACTCAGGTAATGCATTGTGGTAACATCATAGCAAACGAGCAATATATACCTGATGGTTACTCATGCTACTGTAGCACATTTACCATGCAGATGGCAGATCCTTTGACTGCACTGATGTATGCAGTCCAAGTGATGAATTTTCTCAAGATGCTGGTACAAAAGACCCTCAAGGATAGAGGGGAGTCCAATCCAGAGGATGTTTTGCTGTCCCAGAAGGATCCATCTGATGAAAATGGGCATCAGAAACCCAGCGTGACACTGGATTCTCTCCTTGAGGAAGGATCCAGGCGCCCCTCTTTTGCCAACGAAGAGCCCCTTCTGAACAGTCCTGCACACAGCACTGGTGATAAGCCTAATGAAACTAATACCACTGAAGGAGTCACTGCTGCTTTCAGTGCCCAGGCAAGTGAAGTCATAAGGAGTATGGAGGACTCTACTAGCTGCTCGCAACCTGCAATTGCTTGTCCGGCTGCTGATGCTTCCAGTGCAACTGCTACAAATTCTCTTCAAGGCAAGGCAAGCCGAAGCCCGAATCGTAGGAGAGCTAGAAAGGGTAAGGGTCAGTCTGGTACACGTACCACAGCCGCAGCTGAGAAATCAAAAGGTGTAAGCATCGTGAGCCGAATAAACTCCAAGGTTGAACGGATTGAAGCATGGAGATGA
- the LOC101786406 gene encoding ribonuclease H2 subunit A has product MAEATAAAPPEWATKEPCLMGIDEAGRGPVLGPMVYGCMYCARSYNNTLATLKFADSKTLKEEQREELFESLKVNSSIGWEVDVICPKDLSAKMLKKSKVNLNEISHNSAMGLVRKVLDMGVLLAEVYIDTVGDPEKYRIKLTEKFPGIKFVVAKKADSLYPVVSGASIVAKVTRDRALRNWVFDETALNMHMKTGSGYPGDPDTKQWLEDHKHPVFGFPTLVRFSWGTCTPFFKDAVEVTWETDEVDEDATNNGSAKRQVKLSSLGFTGFKRKTEEIESSGKGRCKFFQARKLELVRKFQ; this is encoded by the exons ATGGCGGAGGccacagcggcggcgccgccggagtgGGCCACCAAGGAGCCCTGCCTGATGGGGATCGACGAGGCTGGCCGTGGCCCTGTCCTTG GTCCCATGGTGTATGGATGTATGTACTGCGCGCGCTCTTACAATAACACTCTTGCCACCCTCAAATTCGCAG ATTCAAAGACCTTGAAAGAGGAACAAAGGGAGGAGCTATTTGAAAGTTTAAAGGTCAATAGCTCTATTGGGTGGGAAGTGGATGTCATATGTCCAAAGGACCTATCTGCTAAAATGTTAAAAAA GTCGAAAGtaaatctaaatgaaatatCACATAACTCTGCCATGGGCCTAGTTAGAAAAGTTCTTGACATGGGAGTTCTACTGGCAGAA GTATATATAGATACAGTGGGAGATCCTGAGAAGTATCGGATCAAGCTGACCGAAAAGTTTCCAGGCATCAAATTTGTGGTTGCCAAAAAAGCTGATAGCCTTTACCCAGTTGTTAGTGGGGCAAGTATAGTTGCAAAG GTCACTAGGGACAGGGCCTTGCGAAACTGGGTGTTTGATGAAACAGCTCTGAATATGCACATGAAAACCGGATCAGGATATCCAGGAG ACCCTGATACTAAGCAATGGTTAGAAGATCACAAGCACCCAGTATTTGGCTTCCCAACCCTGGTTCGTTTTAGTTGGGGAACTTGCACGCCCTTCTTCAAGGATGCAGTTGAGGTTACATG GGAGACTGATGAAGTAGATGAAGATGCAACTAACAATGGAAGTGCCAAGCGGCAAGTCAAGCTTTCAAGCCTAGGCTTTACCGGTTTCAAAAGGAAGACTGAAGAGATCGAATCGAGTGGAAAAGGGCGTTGCAAGTTCTTCCAGGCTCGCAAGCTTGAGCTGGTCAGGAAGTTCCAATGA